A single window of Candidatus Eisenbacteria bacterium DNA harbors:
- a CDS encoding acyltransferase yields MIYLELLRIFIRRKLFMLMPMSVRLRWLREDGVKIGSNCIVHTPYFSVEPYLIELGDRVLVSAGTEFITHDAAGHLFPEVQDFGLYGRIVVGSNTFFGIKCLVLPGARIGANCVIGSGAVVRGVIPEGSVVMGNPAEVVMKTEMLKALMLHSKGRMATAHLSIKEKREALCKHFGIA; encoded by the coding sequence GTGATCTATCTCGAACTGCTCCGAATCTTCATTCGACGCAAGCTGTTCATGCTGATGCCGATGAGCGTGCGCCTGCGATGGCTGCGCGAGGACGGCGTGAAGATCGGCTCGAACTGCATCGTGCACACGCCGTATTTCTCGGTCGAGCCCTATCTGATCGAGCTCGGCGATCGCGTGCTGGTGTCGGCCGGCACCGAGTTCATCACGCATGACGCGGCCGGGCATCTGTTCCCCGAGGTGCAGGACTTCGGGCTCTACGGCCGCATCGTGGTCGGCAGCAATACCTTCTTCGGCATCAAATGCCTGGTGCTGCCGGGGGCGCGCATCGGCGCGAATTGCGTGATCGGCTCGGGTGCCGTGGTGCGCGGTGTGATCCCCGAGGGCTCGGTGGTGATGGGCAACCCGGCCGAGGTCGTGATGAAGACCGAGATGCTCAAGGCGCTGATGCTCCACAGCAAGGGGCGCATGGCGACCGCGCACCTGAGCATCAAGGAGAAGCGCGAAGCGCTCTGCAAGCATTTCGGCATCGCCTGA